From one Tsukamurella tyrosinosolvens genomic stretch:
- a CDS encoding SfnB family sulfur acquisition oxidoreductase, with protein sequence MTLASAIDSAEAAVDAARELAARFADGAAERDRERRLPHAEVEYLSDAGLFALTVPARFGGPDLPPSVVAEVFRTLATADGSLAQIPHSHYVYLTALRLAGPEGLQRRVFEQVLDGARIANAQSEKGGRTVADVATTLTRTPEGARLDGEKFYCTGSPYAHLLAVLARDADSDEQVVAFVPADTPGIAIADDWNGLGQRTTGSGTVRFDDVAVPRDAILPRTPAVSEPTGYGAFAQLLHVAIDAGVARGALEAAADFVRTRSRPWFEAGVDRAQDDPLVIQRFGELTVTVRAAEAALTVAARAVDAVFATPGPDAAAEASLAVATAKVLADRAAVEVPSALFEVSGTRSAAGDAGLDRYWRDARTHTLHDPVRYKLHHLGRFTLNEERPPLHGVV encoded by the coding sequence GTGACCCTCGCGTCCGCGATCGACTCCGCCGAGGCCGCCGTCGACGCGGCGCGGGAACTCGCGGCGCGGTTCGCCGACGGTGCCGCGGAGCGGGACCGGGAGCGGCGACTGCCGCACGCCGAGGTCGAATACCTCTCCGACGCCGGGCTGTTCGCGCTGACGGTGCCTGCCCGCTTCGGCGGGCCGGACCTGCCGCCGTCCGTCGTCGCCGAGGTCTTCCGCACCCTCGCGACCGCCGACGGCTCGCTCGCGCAGATCCCGCACAGCCACTACGTGTACCTCACCGCCCTGCGCCTGGCTGGGCCGGAAGGGCTGCAGCGCAGGGTCTTCGAGCAGGTTCTCGACGGGGCGCGGATCGCGAACGCGCAGTCCGAGAAGGGCGGCAGGACGGTCGCCGATGTGGCGACCACGCTGACGCGCACCCCCGAAGGCGCGCGCCTCGACGGCGAGAAGTTCTACTGCACGGGTTCGCCCTACGCACACCTCCTCGCCGTGCTCGCCCGCGACGCGGACTCCGACGAGCAGGTCGTCGCCTTCGTCCCCGCGGACACCCCCGGCATCGCCATCGCCGACGATTGGAACGGCCTGGGCCAACGCACGACCGGCAGCGGCACCGTCCGCTTCGACGACGTCGCAGTCCCGCGCGACGCGATCCTGCCCCGCACCCCCGCGGTCTCCGAGCCCACCGGTTACGGAGCCTTCGCGCAGCTGCTGCACGTCGCCATCGACGCCGGCGTGGCCCGCGGCGCGCTCGAGGCCGCGGCCGACTTCGTCCGCACCAGGTCCCGGCCCTGGTTCGAGGCCGGCGTCGACCGCGCGCAGGACGATCCGCTCGTGATCCAGCGCTTCGGCGAGCTGACGGTGACGGTGCGGGCCGCGGAGGCGGCACTGACCGTCGCGGCGCGAGCGGTGGACGCCGTGTTCGCGACGCCGGGACCGGACGCCGCGGCGGAGGCCTCCCTCGCCGTCGCCACCGCGAAAGTGCTCGCGGACCGCGCCGCCGTCGAGGTGCCGTCGGCGCTGTTCGAGGTGAGTGGCACGCGGAGCGCCGCGGGCGATGCGGGCCTGGATCGGTACTGGCGCGATGCGCGCACTCACACGCTGCACGATCCGGTGCGATACAAGCTCCACCACCTGGGCCGATTCACGCTCAACGAGGAGCGGCCGCCGCTGCACGGCGTCGTCTGA
- the sfnG gene encoding dimethylsulfone monooxygenase SfnG translates to MTTEKIADQITFAYWVPNVSGGLVTSDIEQRTSWDFEYNKKLAQTAERVGFEYALSQVRYMASYGAEYQHESTSFSLALLGATEKLKVIAAVHPGLWHPAVLAKFGATADHLSNGRFAINVVSGWFAGEFKALGEPWLEHDERYRRSAEFLEVIRKIWTEDNVDFGGDFYRIRDFTLKPKPLNTPERPNPELFQGGNSSAARVNGGKYADWYFSNGKDFDGVTDQLDDLRRVAREAQREVKFGLNGFIIARDTEKEARDTLREIVEKANKPAVEGFRDAVQQAGKSTSDGRGMWADSSFEDLVQYNDGFRTQLIGTPEQVAERIVAYKELGVDLILGGFLHFQEEIEYFGEKVLPLVREIEASRSGALV, encoded by the coding sequence ATGACGACCGAGAAGATCGCCGACCAGATCACGTTCGCCTACTGGGTGCCCAACGTCTCGGGCGGCCTGGTGACCAGCGACATCGAGCAGCGCACCAGCTGGGACTTCGAGTACAACAAGAAGCTGGCGCAGACGGCCGAGCGCGTGGGCTTCGAGTACGCGCTCTCGCAGGTGCGGTACATGGCCAGCTACGGTGCCGAGTACCAGCACGAGTCCACCTCGTTCAGCCTCGCGCTGCTCGGCGCGACGGAGAAGCTGAAGGTGATCGCGGCCGTGCACCCCGGCCTGTGGCACCCGGCGGTGCTCGCGAAGTTCGGCGCCACCGCCGACCACCTCTCGAACGGCCGGTTCGCGATCAACGTGGTCTCCGGCTGGTTCGCCGGCGAGTTCAAGGCGCTCGGCGAGCCGTGGCTCGAGCACGACGAGCGCTACCGCCGCAGCGCCGAGTTCCTCGAGGTGATCCGCAAGATCTGGACCGAGGACAACGTCGACTTCGGCGGGGACTTCTACCGCATCCGCGACTTCACGCTCAAGCCGAAGCCCCTCAACACCCCCGAGCGCCCCAACCCCGAGCTGTTCCAGGGCGGCAATTCCTCCGCCGCGCGCGTCAACGGCGGCAAGTACGCCGACTGGTACTTCTCCAACGGCAAGGATTTCGACGGCGTCACCGACCAGCTGGACGACCTGCGCCGAGTGGCCCGGGAGGCGCAGCGCGAGGTCAAGTTCGGCCTCAACGGCTTCATCATCGCCCGCGACACCGAGAAGGAGGCGCGCGACACCCTCCGCGAGATCGTCGAGAAGGCGAACAAGCCCGCGGTCGAGGGCTTCCGGGACGCGGTCCAGCAGGCCGGCAAGTCCACCTCGGACGGCCGCGGCATGTGGGCGGACTCGTCGTTCGAGGACCTCGTTCAGTACAACGACGGCTTCCGCACGCAGCTGATCGGCACGCCGGAACAGGTGGCCGAGCGGATCGTCGCGTACAAGGAGCTCGGCGTCGACCTGATCCTGGGCGGCTTCCTGCACTTCCAGGAGGAGATCGAGTACTTCGGCGAGAAGGTGCTGCCGTTGGTCCGCGAGATCGAGGCGAGCCGCTCCGGGGCACTGGTGTGA
- a CDS encoding LLM class flavin-dependent oxidoreductase, whose amino-acid sequence MAGGHGSSMSGDRPANLHYLKQLALAAEANEFEAVLIPTGLWCEDAWLTAALLTEATEKLKFLVALRPGLVSPLLSAQMASTLQWQSGGRVLLNVVTGGESSEQRAFGDTLTKDERYARCGEFLDITRQLFTSTQPVNVTGEYVSAENALLARRPDPAPPIFFGGSSPAAGDVAAKHADTYLTWGEPPAQVKKKLDWIRGLAAAQGRELTYGIRLHVISRDTSEEAWAEANRLLGNLDPAAVRAAQANLARSESEGQRLMRELHGGGAAFDEAADARSLQVYPGLWTGVGLVRGGAGTALVGSHDEVADLIAEYAELGLDHFILSGYPHLEEAYHFGEGVRPRLAARGLLNAAGASSEPVRGAFLPDLSPTS is encoded by the coding sequence ATGGCGGGCGGGCACGGCAGTTCGATGAGCGGTGATCGCCCCGCGAACCTGCACTACCTCAAGCAGCTGGCCCTGGCCGCCGAGGCGAACGAGTTCGAGGCCGTCCTCATCCCGACCGGGCTGTGGTGCGAGGACGCCTGGCTCACCGCCGCACTGCTCACGGAGGCCACCGAGAAGCTGAAGTTCCTGGTCGCGCTGCGCCCGGGGCTGGTCAGCCCGCTGCTCTCGGCCCAGATGGCGAGCACGCTGCAGTGGCAGTCCGGCGGGCGCGTCCTGCTCAACGTGGTGACCGGCGGCGAGTCCTCCGAGCAGCGCGCCTTCGGCGACACCCTGACCAAGGACGAGCGGTACGCGCGTTGCGGCGAGTTCCTCGACATCACACGGCAGCTGTTCACCTCGACCCAGCCGGTGAACGTCACGGGCGAGTACGTCTCCGCCGAGAACGCCCTGCTCGCCCGTCGCCCCGACCCCGCGCCCCCGATCTTCTTCGGCGGCAGCTCCCCCGCCGCGGGCGACGTCGCCGCGAAGCACGCCGACACCTACCTCACCTGGGGCGAGCCGCCCGCGCAGGTGAAGAAGAAGCTGGACTGGATCCGGGGGCTGGCCGCGGCGCAGGGCCGCGAGCTCACCTACGGCATCCGACTGCACGTGATCTCCCGCGACACCAGCGAGGAGGCCTGGGCCGAGGCGAACCGACTGCTGGGCAACCTGGATCCCGCGGCGGTGCGCGCGGCGCAGGCCAACCTGGCCCGGAGCGAGTCCGAGGGGCAGCGACTCATGCGCGAACTGCACGGCGGCGGCGCCGCGTTCGACGAGGCGGCGGATGCCCGCTCGCTCCAGGTGTACCCGGGACTGTGGACCGGCGTCGGCCTCGTCCGGGGCGGCGCGGGCACGGCGCTCGTCGGCTCGCACGACGAGGTCGCCGACCTCATCGCCGAGTACGCCGAGCTGGGACTCGACCACTTCATCCTCTCGGGCTACCCGCACCTGGAGGAGGCCTACCACTTCGGCGAGGGCGTCCGCCCCCGCCTCGCGGCCCGCGGCCTCCTCAACGCGGCAGGCGCATCGTCGGAGCCCGTCCGCGGTGCCTTCCTGCCCGACCTCTCCCCCACCTCCTAG
- the car gene encoding carboxylic acid reductase has product MSIETVWGDDPAITGAAAAGTADGRAERLPQVIARIFARYADRPAFATRDGGPRAPYATVTYGEVWRRVTALVAAWRSELEPGDFVAILGFTSADFVTVDLATTLLGAPNVPLQAGAPAARIAAILDETRPKVFAVSADQVGLAEQALAESAATPRVVVFDGEHAGYEGIEADVLAGGVLPAPEFYAPEPGNDPLVTLIYTSGSTGTPKGAMYTEQLVSDAWLKVDSIVDIDLPSESLLHFLPMSHMYGRNWLIAGLASGGTGYFAGASDMSTLFDDLAAARPTALGLVPRVCELIHQRFLAAEAETDTETARAELRDRVLGGRLQAAMCGSAALSAELQTFMEWLLGVEIQIGYGSTEAGGVLRDGAIVRPPVTEYKLVDVPELGYFVTDSPHPRGELLVKSTQLIPGYYNSDKRIRDEEGFYHTGDVMAELAPDRLEYVDRRSNVIKLAQGEFVPIAQLEATYAAGPDVHQIFLYGTSERSYLLGVVVPAPGPDGESDAAARVRVLDGLSAIARENDLASYEVPRDVIIEREPFSQENGLRSGIGKLVRPALTARYGAELEALYVAAEERRRDGLRALDADGSVTETVVRAAALTLGVLPEELDEDTRFLDLGGDSLSALSLATTLEGIYDLPVPVQAIVGPTATLRGVIAHIEEARAGGVQAPTAASIHGPDAEVARASDLRLDRFIAPALLAAAPSLPAPHGEPSTVLLTGGTGYLGRFLLLEWMRRVAAHGGTVVALVRGADADDARRRVFAAIGTADPALTEEFTALAERHLEVVVGDFGAPSLGLDTATWEALAERVDHVVHCGAMVNHVLPYDQLFGPNVVGTAEIARLALTVRRKSIDYVSTVAVVPQDDGRLLAEDDDVRVAGAERRIGADAYANGYAVSKWAGEVLLREAADLADLPVRVFRSNMILAHSRFRGQYNPVDQFTRLLLSIAETGLAPASFSADPTGPRAHYDGLPVDFSAEAITRLGAAGRVGFRTFHVLNVAEGGAGLDDFVDWIAEDRPIERIADYAEWLARFEAALRALPAEDRHRSVLPLLHSFARPAETGAGAALTADRFREAVREENVGPGDVPHLDRALIERYLDGFAATGWLA; this is encoded by the coding sequence ATGTCGATCGAAACGGTGTGGGGCGACGACCCCGCGATCACCGGCGCTGCCGCGGCCGGTACGGCCGATGGACGGGCCGAGCGGCTTCCCCAGGTGATCGCCCGGATCTTCGCCCGCTACGCGGACCGCCCGGCCTTCGCGACCCGCGACGGCGGACCCCGCGCGCCGTACGCCACCGTGACCTACGGCGAGGTCTGGCGCCGGGTCACCGCACTGGTGGCCGCGTGGCGCAGCGAACTCGAGCCGGGCGACTTCGTCGCGATCCTGGGATTCACCAGCGCCGACTTCGTCACCGTCGACCTCGCGACCACGCTGCTCGGCGCGCCGAACGTGCCGCTCCAGGCGGGAGCCCCCGCGGCGCGGATCGCCGCGATCCTCGATGAGACCCGGCCCAAGGTCTTCGCCGTCAGCGCCGACCAGGTCGGACTCGCCGAGCAGGCACTCGCAGAATCCGCCGCGACGCCCCGCGTCGTCGTCTTCGACGGTGAACACGCGGGCTACGAGGGCATCGAGGCCGACGTCCTCGCGGGCGGGGTCCTGCCCGCGCCGGAGTTCTACGCACCCGAGCCGGGGAACGATCCGCTCGTGACGCTCATCTACACCTCGGGCAGCACGGGCACCCCGAAGGGCGCGATGTACACCGAACAGCTGGTCTCCGACGCCTGGCTCAAGGTGGACAGCATCGTCGACATCGACCTGCCGTCCGAGTCGCTCCTGCACTTCCTGCCCATGAGCCACATGTACGGCCGGAACTGGCTCATCGCCGGCCTCGCCTCGGGCGGCACCGGCTACTTCGCCGGTGCGTCCGACATGTCGACGCTGTTCGACGATCTCGCCGCCGCGCGCCCCACCGCGCTCGGGCTGGTGCCCCGCGTGTGCGAGCTGATCCACCAGCGGTTCCTCGCCGCCGAGGCCGAGACCGACACGGAGACCGCGCGCGCCGAGCTGCGCGACCGGGTCCTCGGCGGCCGCCTCCAGGCCGCGATGTGCGGCAGCGCCGCCCTGTCCGCCGAGCTGCAGACCTTCATGGAATGGCTGCTGGGCGTCGAGATCCAGATCGGCTACGGCTCGACCGAGGCCGGCGGCGTCCTCCGCGACGGCGCGATCGTCCGCCCGCCGGTGACCGAGTACAAGCTCGTCGACGTCCCCGAACTGGGCTACTTCGTGACCGACTCACCGCACCCGCGCGGCGAGCTCCTGGTGAAGTCGACCCAGCTGATCCCCGGGTACTACAACTCCGACAAGCGGATTCGCGACGAGGAGGGCTTCTACCACACCGGCGACGTCATGGCCGAGCTCGCGCCCGACCGCCTCGAGTACGTCGACCGCCGCAGCAACGTGATCAAGCTGGCACAGGGCGAGTTCGTCCCGATCGCGCAACTGGAGGCGACCTACGCCGCGGGGCCCGACGTGCATCAGATCTTCCTCTACGGCACGAGCGAGCGCTCCTACCTGCTCGGCGTCGTGGTGCCCGCGCCCGGCCCCGACGGGGAGAGCGACGCCGCCGCCCGCGTCCGCGTGCTCGACGGCCTTTCGGCGATCGCCCGCGAGAACGACCTCGCCTCCTACGAGGTGCCGCGCGACGTGATCATCGAGCGCGAACCCTTCTCCCAGGAGAACGGCCTGCGCTCGGGCATCGGCAAGCTCGTCCGGCCGGCGCTGACCGCCCGGTACGGCGCCGAGCTGGAGGCGCTGTACGTCGCCGCCGAGGAGCGCCGCCGCGACGGCCTGCGCGCCCTCGATGCCGACGGTTCCGTGACGGAGACCGTCGTGCGCGCCGCCGCCCTGACCCTCGGCGTGCTGCCCGAGGAGCTCGACGAGGACACCCGGTTCCTCGACCTCGGCGGCGACTCGCTGTCCGCCCTGTCGCTCGCGACCACGCTCGAAGGGATCTACGACCTGCCCGTCCCGGTGCAGGCGATCGTCGGCCCCACCGCGACGCTGCGCGGCGTGATCGCGCACATCGAGGAGGCCCGGGCGGGCGGCGTGCAGGCACCCACCGCGGCGTCGATCCACGGCCCCGACGCCGAGGTGGCCCGCGCCTCCGACCTGCGGCTCGACCGCTTCATCGCCCCGGCGCTGCTGGCGGCGGCACCGTCGCTCCCCGCCCCGCACGGCGAGCCGTCGACGGTCCTGCTCACGGGCGGCACCGGCTACCTCGGTCGGTTCCTCCTGCTCGAGTGGATGCGGCGCGTCGCCGCACACGGCGGCACCGTCGTCGCGCTGGTGCGTGGCGCCGACGCCGACGACGCGCGCCGCCGCGTGTTCGCCGCGATCGGTACCGCCGATCCCGCGCTGACGGAGGAGTTCACCGCCCTCGCCGAGCGTCATCTCGAGGTCGTCGTCGGCGACTTCGGCGCACCGTCGCTGGGGCTCGACACCGCGACCTGGGAGGCGCTCGCGGAGCGCGTGGACCACGTCGTGCACTGCGGCGCGATGGTCAACCACGTGCTGCCCTACGACCAGCTGTTCGGCCCCAACGTCGTCGGGACCGCCGAGATCGCGCGGCTCGCACTCACCGTCCGGCGGAAGTCGATCGACTACGTGTCGACGGTGGCGGTGGTGCCGCAGGACGACGGCCGCCTGCTGGCGGAGGACGACGACGTCCGCGTCGCGGGTGCCGAGCGGCGGATCGGTGCCGACGCCTACGCCAACGGTTACGCCGTGAGCAAATGGGCGGGCGAGGTCCTGCTCCGCGAGGCGGCCGATCTCGCGGACCTCCCGGTGCGGGTCTTCCGGTCGAACATGATCCTGGCCCACAGTCGATTCCGTGGGCAGTACAACCCGGTGGACCAGTTCACCCGGCTGCTCCTGAGCATCGCCGAGACGGGCCTCGCGCCCGCCTCGTTCTCCGCCGACCCGACCGGGCCGCGTGCGCACTACGACGGCCTACCGGTCGACTTCTCCGCGGAGGCGATCACCCGACTCGGCGCCGCGGGCCGCGTGGGCTTCCGCACGTTCCACGTGCTCAACGTCGCCGAGGGCGGCGCGGGGCTCGACGACTTCGTCGACTGGATCGCCGAGGACCGCCCGATCGAGCGCATCGCGGACTACGCCGAATGGCTCGCGCGATTCGAGGCGGCGCTGCGGGCACTGCCCGCGGAGGACCGCCACCGCTCCGTGCTCCCGCTGCTGCACTCCTTCGCCCGGCCCGCCGAGACCGGTGCGGGCGCGGCGCTCACCGCCGACCGGTTCCGGGAGGCGGTGCGCGAGGAGAACGTGGGCCCGGGGGACGTCCCGCACCTCGATCGCGCGCTGATCGAGCGGTACCTCGACGGATTCGCGGCGACGGGGTGGCTCGCGTAA
- a CDS encoding single-stranded DNA-binding protein — translation MPGVLVFAAGNVTNDLTYRESARDQRHDFLSFTMAANNGYLDDNGEWKQTSTVWLNVKAFGALARNARAVIAKGRPVIVHGELKHETFDGADGQRHSSLDLKADAIGLNLRMCASQYVGTGERYREVTPPPLETVSAGPDTAPATGDGGVHGEGEPGRDGLVVVQGFAEGGDAAGREPAAVGGAPDY, via the coding sequence ATGCCCGGGGTGCTTGTTTTCGCAGCGGGGAACGTCACGAATGATCTGACCTACCGGGAGTCGGCCCGCGATCAGCGGCACGACTTCCTGAGCTTCACGATGGCGGCCAACAACGGCTACCTGGACGACAACGGCGAGTGGAAGCAGACCAGCACGGTCTGGCTCAACGTCAAGGCCTTCGGCGCGCTGGCCCGCAACGCGCGCGCCGTGATCGCCAAGGGGCGGCCGGTCATCGTGCACGGCGAGCTCAAGCACGAGACCTTCGACGGTGCCGACGGGCAGCGCCACAGCTCGCTCGACCTCAAGGCCGACGCGATCGGCCTCAACCTGCGGATGTGCGCGAGCCAGTACGTCGGCACGGGGGAGCGGTACCGCGAGGTCACTCCGCCGCCGCTCGAGACGGTCTCGGCCGGGCCGGACACCGCCCCCGCCACCGGGGACGGCGGCGTTCACGGCGAGGGCGAACCCGGGCGCGACGGGCTGGTCGTCGTCCAGGGTTTCGCGGAGGGCGGCGACGCTGCCGGCCGCGAGCCGGCAGCGGTGGGCGGCGCGCCGGACTACTAG
- a CDS encoding cation:proton antiporter domain-containing protein translates to MIPATLIAAATFLTWCLLSGRMDRWGVSAPLVMVLAGGAVGVGAHGAIAEALNTGAAQRAAEIILAVLLFVDATHVRGSLLGRHPRLVLRSLLIGLPVSLALSLVVGWLLLPHLGWAVLLLVACVITPIDFASAPSLLRDRHVPARVRDVLTVESGYTDGLVTPVFLFALYWAGPGHGDDDPAPALLAAAPQAAIALAVGATLGAAIAGGVRYTATAGLASESGRRLAIAATPLLTYAAAVGLGGNGFVAAFVCGIVYRLRRGTDTSDDVGLTDDLGFLLTAAMWFVFGSVAVVGLFDGVDWRTVAFVAAALTVIRVLPIGVAMAGSGLPRREVLQLGWLRPRGTSTIVFALIAFNTLPDGPVADLTLTLAVLVVLGSVVLHTVGVPVAIAGHDRRARNRA, encoded by the coding sequence GTGATTCCGGCGACCCTCATCGCAGCGGCGACCTTCCTGACCTGGTGCCTGCTGTCGGGGCGGATGGACCGGTGGGGCGTGTCCGCGCCGCTGGTCATGGTCCTGGCCGGCGGTGCTGTGGGGGTCGGCGCGCACGGCGCGATCGCGGAGGCGCTGAACACCGGCGCGGCGCAGCGCGCCGCCGAGATCATCCTCGCGGTGCTGCTGTTCGTGGACGCCACGCACGTGCGCGGATCGCTCCTCGGCCGACACCCGCGGCTCGTGCTCCGGTCGCTGCTCATCGGCCTCCCGGTGAGCCTGGCCCTGTCGCTGGTCGTGGGTTGGCTCCTGCTCCCCCATCTGGGGTGGGCGGTACTGCTGCTGGTCGCGTGCGTGATCACCCCGATCGACTTCGCGTCGGCGCCCTCGCTCCTCCGCGATCGCCACGTGCCGGCGCGGGTCCGCGACGTGCTCACCGTCGAATCCGGGTACACCGACGGCCTCGTGACCCCGGTGTTCCTGTTCGCGCTGTACTGGGCCGGCCCGGGCCACGGCGACGACGATCCCGCGCCCGCGCTCCTCGCCGCCGCCCCGCAGGCCGCCATCGCGCTGGCGGTGGGCGCAACGTTGGGCGCCGCGATCGCGGGCGGCGTGCGGTACACCGCAACGGCGGGCCTCGCCTCGGAGAGCGGCCGCCGGCTGGCGATCGCCGCCACCCCGCTCCTGACGTACGCCGCGGCGGTGGGGCTCGGCGGCAACGGCTTCGTCGCCGCGTTCGTCTGCGGCATCGTCTACCGCCTGCGGCGGGGCACCGACACCTCCGACGACGTGGGCCTGACCGACGACCTGGGCTTCCTCCTCACCGCCGCCATGTGGTTCGTCTTCGGATCCGTCGCGGTGGTCGGTCTGTTCGACGGGGTCGACTGGCGCACCGTCGCGTTCGTCGCCGCCGCGCTGACCGTGATCCGTGTGCTCCCGATCGGCGTCGCGATGGCCGGGAGCGGCCTGCCGCGGCGGGAGGTGCTCCAACTGGGGTGGCTCCGCCCGCGCGGCACGTCCACGATCGTCTTCGCGCTGATCGCCTTCAACACGCTGCCCGACGGCCCGGTCGCCGACCTGACGCTCACCCTCGCCGTTCTCGTCGTCCTGGGCAGCGTCGTGCTGCACACGGTCGGCGTACCGGTGGCGATCGCCGGCCACGATCGTCGCGCCCGCAACCGGGCCTGA
- a CDS encoding nitrate/nitrite transporter — MSRSHTITDWDPENRQQWESGGEKIAKRNLLWSVVAEHVGFSVWSLWSVMVLFMPQDVYGLSTADKFLIGATATLVGSCLRIPYTLATARFGGRNWTIFSAFVLAVPVIATMVILANPGQPLWIYLACAALTGFGGGNFASSMTNINAFFPQRLKGWALGLNAGGGNIGVPAVQLVGLLVIATFGNREPYWVCAVYLVLLAVAGIGAALFMDNLQVPTVDTAAMRAATKDRDTWIVSLLYIGTFGSFIGFSFAFGQVLQATFRAGGETAAQASLHAAQIAFLGPLLGSISRVYGGKLADRLGGGRVTLYVFAGMIAAGGVLIAAATTAGSGAPSGAVLGAYVLGFIALFLLSGLGNGSVYKMIPSIFEAKARSLDADEATRTHYSRAMSGAVIGIAGAIGGLGGVGINLVLRASYQSSGTATIAFWVFGAFYVLAAFVTWKVYVRTPAPHGHGTLEHTSRDDALTVADTR, encoded by the coding sequence ATGAGCCGATCACACACGATCACGGACTGGGATCCGGAGAACCGGCAGCAGTGGGAATCGGGCGGGGAGAAGATCGCCAAGCGGAACCTGCTCTGGTCCGTCGTCGCCGAGCACGTGGGCTTCTCCGTCTGGTCCCTGTGGTCCGTCATGGTCCTGTTCATGCCGCAGGACGTCTACGGCCTGAGCACGGCCGACAAGTTCCTCATCGGTGCCACCGCCACCCTGGTCGGTTCCTGCCTGCGGATCCCGTACACGCTGGCCACGGCCCGTTTCGGCGGACGCAACTGGACGATCTTCAGTGCCTTCGTCCTCGCGGTCCCGGTGATCGCCACGATGGTGATCCTCGCCAATCCGGGGCAGCCGCTGTGGATCTACCTCGCCTGTGCCGCGCTCACCGGCTTCGGTGGAGGCAACTTCGCCTCGTCGATGACCAACATCAACGCCTTCTTCCCGCAGCGGCTCAAGGGCTGGGCCCTGGGGCTCAATGCGGGCGGCGGCAACATCGGCGTCCCCGCGGTCCAGCTCGTCGGCCTCCTCGTCATCGCGACCTTCGGCAACCGCGAGCCCTACTGGGTGTGCGCCGTCTACCTCGTGCTGCTGGCCGTGGCCGGAATCGGTGCCGCGCTGTTCATGGACAACCTGCAGGTCCCCACGGTCGATACCGCCGCGATGCGCGCCGCGACCAAGGACCGCGACACCTGGATCGTCTCCCTGCTCTACATCGGCACCTTCGGCTCCTTCATCGGCTTCTCCTTCGCCTTCGGCCAGGTCCTGCAGGCGACGTTCCGGGCCGGCGGCGAGACGGCCGCGCAGGCCTCGCTGCACGCCGCGCAGATCGCCTTCCTCGGCCCGCTGCTGGGCTCGATCTCGCGGGTGTACGGCGGCAAGCTCGCCGACCGGCTCGGCGGCGGCCGGGTGACCCTGTACGTCTTCGCCGGGATGATCGCCGCCGGCGGCGTCCTCATCGCGGCGGCCACCACCGCGGGCTCCGGGGCCCCGTCCGGCGCGGTGCTCGGCGCCTACGTCCTCGGCTTCATCGCCCTGTTCCTGCTCAGCGGCCTGGGCAACGGGTCGGTGTACAAGATGATCCCGTCGATCTTCGAGGCCAAGGCGCGCTCGCTCGACGCCGACGAGGCCACGCGCACGCATTACTCCCGCGCGATGTCCGGCGCCGTGATCGGTATCGCGGGTGCGATCGGCGGCCTGGGCGGCGTCGGGATCAACCTCGTGCTGAGGGCCTCGTACCAGTCCTCCGGTACCGCGACGATCGCGTTCTGGGTGTTCGGCGCCTTCTACGTCCTCGCTGCTTTCGTCACCTGGAAGGTGTACGTGCGTACGCCGGCGCCGCACGGGCATGGGACGCTGGAGCACACGTCGCGCGACGATGCGCTCACCGTCGCCGACACTCGATGA